TCAAGCGGAGTTATAAACCTAAAATTTAAAATTTTACAAGGTTATTCAGATATCTTCTATAGTTTAAACAATACAATGATGTTCATAGCTGACGCAACGGACATCGATATAAATTATAATCTTCCGGGAAGAAGGGGTATTTATGTTTTCTTACCCCTGTCTGACACCTTAAGTTATCGTAAATACAAGGTTGACTACTTAGATATTGATGAATATTTTGGGCAAGTACGTTTTTATGAATAGACTCCAGGGTAACTGCTGTATATTATAACAAAGTCACTCGACTACCACTGAATATATTGTAAATAAATATTGAGGATATGAGGTAATTAATCTGTCGTAAACCATATGCGTTTCTTTTGGCAGGTGTCACCTATCCAATAATTTAATCCTAAAGATTTTATCAAACTTCCAACTGAAAATACGCCCAAAATATACTTTTCATACCTCCGGAGGCGAAGCTCAGAGCTATCGCTGAAGCCTTCAGCACAAAGGAATCATAGGGATTCTCTTTGGAAGCGCAACAATTCCATAGAGAATACCTATTTCCCCTTATGGAATTACTATTCGGAAACGCAGAATTTATTTTATAGCAAAAGAGAAATACATTTCAGAACAATGAATACAACATCTGCCAATATGCTCTAAACCATATTCCATTCTTTTGAAAACTTTCCTGTTTCGCGTAATTTTATTCAGGCAAAATCTTTTTAACCGTTTTTATGTTATAAGAATATGGAACAGCAGGATTTCAACAAAGAGTTTCATTTAAAATTGAGGGCCGAGTTTAAGCGCATCGATAAGCTGTGGGAGCAATTCCAGCGCCATTTTATTCGCGAACAGTTGCTGATAGCAAACGAACATCCTGACTTTAACCTGCCGAAAGATGAATTAAACAAAGTGCTAAAACAATATGCAGGCCACCTGTTTGGTTGTGCCGACTCGGTAGCCGATAAAGATGAAAATTACAACGAAATAAGATTAGCACTGGAGCTGGAATCCATCACTCGTTCAACAAATAAATATCCTTTGCGTTTCCGGGAATCGCAACTTGCCCGGCAAACACATAAAAAAGCCAAAGAATTGCTGATTCAGTTTTTCCCGGAACTTATGGAGCTATCGGCCAATGGATTTCGCCTGTTAGAGAAGTATTGTCTGTTCTATAATCTCGAATTCACTTCTGCCCTCGAAGAGAACAAAACAGCTTTCGGGTAGCAGAGACTCTTTTCCAGGCCATTAATAACCAATGCTTTTCCTGATCCATTTTATCATCCGGTATATTCATAATCAGCAAAATTTTTAATATTGTAACAGTCATGCCTCTTTAGCTCAGTTGGCAGAGCAGCTCATTCGTAATGAGCAGGTCGCGGGTTCAAGTCCCGTGAGAGGCTCTTTCCTCTTATTATCGTTAGTCTTGCTTTTCAAACAAGTTGAACAATAAATACCGCATATAAAAACACCGACCAAAAATTTGATCGGTGCTCCTTTTATTTTAATTGTATTTCTAGTACAGATACGGGTTATGTTCAAGCTCAAAGGTAATCGGAATTACTGCCAGCGAAGCTACTTCAACTCCTTCAACTTCGGCAGGTATCCATTCACCCGAGGTTTCATGCACTGCGGCAATTGCCTGTTCTTCCAAATCGTCAAGATATCTTTCAACCGGAGTTTCGATATTTGTACTTGTTGTTACAAATGGTATTGTACCATCATCATCAACAATCATTTTTACAAATATGGTTCCTTCTACACCCCAGTCTTTTGCTCCTTCCGGATACTCAAGATTGTCAACTAATTCTTCGGATAGTACCTCCTGTCCATGTTCGTACATCGCTTCTTTATCAATATCATAAAATACGCCAACTTGTTCGTTGGTTTGTTTTACCATATTCCGATGACTGTTTAAGTCGAACAGCACAACTTCCAATCGTTTTCTGTCAATCTCATTATCAATTCCGGTTACAACCACATCTTGCACCTCACCATCTTCAATACCGTACTTAAATGTAAAAGCCGGATATTTTTCAACGATTTCTTTCAACTGATCGGTATATTCCATATCCTGATTTTCCATGTCATTCATGGTGAAAGCTGTTTTTACCTTTTTATCCTGAGCCTGCAATGGCAGTAACGCCACTGCGACCAAGAATCCAAGTGCGACTAAAAATGTTTTAAAATAAAATTGTTTTCTAAATTGTTTCATAACTAAATCTTCTCCTTTTCTTTTTCTATGTTTTAAAAAGTTGATTGAAACAGACCTGCATTGCCGAACGTTTAAAACTGCTGTCCGTAGCTCGTCCGCCTGTTTCGGGTTTTATTATACTAGTTAAAATACCGTGCCACAATTCTGATATCTACTTCTATACATTATAATTTTATATCTAATTCCGATAGTTATATCCAGGCGTCTAAACTTTTCAAGTGCGAGGTATTTTACATCCTTTTATTTCGCCATCCTACTGAACATAGGCTATTTAGAATCATTCCAATTTGAATATTATTTTAAAAGGAACAGCATGTATTAACTTTCAATATCATCCGTTTACAGAAAATAAAAATGAATGTGCGCCCATTTCACCATACAAAAGCTAACTGTGAAAACATTCTACACTAATTCTTTGATTTTCTACACATTGCAGGTTTCAGCTAATTAAAAAACCAAAGACAATCGCCTTCGGTTTCTCAATTTTCCAATTTAGTATTTCGTTCTATTTTCTTTTGCCATGATAGTCGTAAAGCACTTCCTCAAACTCGGCATTTACTGCTTCATCCGGATTATATTCCGGCGAGTCTTTAATGGCTTCTTTTGTCATATCAACCACGGCTTCGCGATCCGAGAAGCTGATCTTATCGATAACTTCAATCGGAAGAATCACTTTTTTACTCCAGGGGTATAAATTATTCGTATCTACAACAAAGTACAGAATTTGCCAGTCGGTGTCGTCAATAATCATATCAGAGATATGTCCGAATTTGTCATCGGTGGCGTTAATTCCGTAACCTTTAATCTCATTAAAGCTTCGCAAGCTTGTATCAATGTCTTCTTCCTTAATCACCTTACGTGGAGCTCTGAATGCCACTCCCGGATAAAAGATAACTTCATTTCCGGCAAAAGCAGCAGAGTCAACCATCCAGTACGGATATTTAATTCCATAATAATCGGCCAGCTTTCGTTCGTAAATTCGCGATACCGGCATATCAAAACTTAAGTTTGGCGACCGTTTAATATTGTCTACACTCAAGTTTATTTTAAAAGTCTTTTCTTCCCAATCCGGCTCACCCAAAAAGTTATAGGGCACCAATACCCTTTCCGCTTTAAAGAAGTTTCCCAGGTCAACTTCCACATAGCGTATAATCCAACTCTTTTCGTCGAATAAAAAGTCATTTACTTTCCCCTTTTCTCCATTTTTTGCTTTAATGGAATATCCTATTAATTCTCTTAAACTACGTTTCATAATACCTGATTTTATATTTTTATGTGCACTATTGCACGCTATTTCCCTGAACAGCCCTTCCTAATTTCAACTTATATTTATTGTTTTCCTTTAATGCTTTAGTTTTTAATACCAATTCCAAAGATGTGCCACAATAGGCAAAACTACAAAGCAAGACACCTTATAACCCTGACTAACTGATACTTATACAATCAGGATCAATTTTATTGGACATTACAAAAAATGGATTTACTGTGGAAAAAAGTCACAACAATTGTGGAGAAGTGGTACACATTATTCGGTAATTGATCAAAAAACATTAATTCTCACTGAAATTTGTATTGAGAGATACGAGAGGTAGATTGCTGAAATATAAGTATATTAAAAGAAGGGGCAGCACTACTATTATCGGTTTTTACAAAACCGTTTTCGTGCTAAGGAAAGTATTTCAATGATTGCAGATCAAACAGAAATCAATGATTCTGTTTCGCATCCTGGTAACACCTGTACATTATTACAGATATTGCCATCAGAAACAATATACCATAAATAATTACTGCCATAACTTATTGTTTTAAAGTACAGTTATGATTACGGCAGACAACAGCAGTTGTTTCGCTTTAAATGAGATAGTTATTAAAAACAAATTGTTAATATGTGGCAGAATATCGGTGATTAATAGATAAAAAAAATAGAGTATTAAATAAGAACAGACTTCCCCTATTATGGCATTTACTCCATTCAATCTGTGGTATTTCCTGGGTGCAGCCCCATACCAAAATACTTTTAGCTATGTTTTACATCCCGATAGCATAAAATCAATACTGCAACGATTATAGCTATCACGACGCTTCCATATACAAAAATTGCCATAATAACTGGTTTTTAAGCAATTAACTATTTCACATGTTTGCCAAAGCAAAATAATTTGCCTCGTAAACAAATCTTCTTCTAACACTACTTCCATAATATTTCGTTTATGTCAAGCCAATTAGTTATACGCAAAACACGTGCAAAAAGATTACCTTTTCGTCTTTTTTGGAATATTACTATGAGACAAAAACAATATTATTCAATATCATGTCAACCAATTTCATCCTTACAAAGGTATGTTGAAATTGGGTTTCCTGAATTAGTAATATTTTGTTTTTACGTAGTGGACGCAGTAAGCATTAAATAGTTGTTGAGAAATTGTAATAAACGGAGCAACCGGCAATCAGCTGGTCAGCCTCCGGTTTACGAAATATGTTAAATTTAGCTCCTTACGAAATACGTATTGAATTCAAAAACTTTCCTCAACATAAAAACTTGAGCCTTTTTCAGAGAACATCTCTGATAAGGCTCTTTTTTTTTGCATAAAAAAAGCCACCCGGATAACCGGATGGCTTTAAGTATATTCTTTTGCTTTGTATTAAGCGTTCAAAGTATAGCGGTCGAAAGCTGTTACTGTTAATTCTGCATCAGCTTGCTTTAAGTAATCTTTTACAGGCATTTTTCCGTCTTTAACAAAAGCCTGGTTTAAAAGAGTTACATCTTTATACCACTTGTTCAAAGAACCTTGAGCAATTTTTTCAAGCATTGCTTCCGGTTTACCTTCTTTGCGGTATTTTTCTTTAGCGAACTCTAATTCCTTGTCAATTTCAGCTTGCGGAATTGAAGCTTCGTCTACAGAAACAGGAGCCATAGCCGCAACCTGCATTGCAATATCTTTTCCTACCTGAGTATCAACAGCTTTGCTGAAAGCAACAAGAGTTGATAATTTGTTACCAGGGTGGATGTAAGGAACTACAGCCTCGTCGGCTAAACATTTGTAGTACGAAAGGTCAAGTTTCTCACCAGTTACTCCGGTTTGCTCAGTAACTTGTGCTTCAATAGTAGAACCGTCAATCTCAAGTGCTTTTAATGCTTCCAAACTTTCAGGTTTGGCTTCCAATGCTTTTGCAAGAATTTTCTCAGCAAATGCAACAAAGCTTTCGTTCTTAGCAACAAAGTCAGTTTCACAATTCAATACAACGATTGCACCGAATTTTCCGTCTTCAGTTGCTTTTGCAAGAGCTACACCTTCAGCGGCATCTCTGTCTGCACGTTTGTTAGCAATTAATTTACCTTTTTCGCGGATGATTTCCAGTGCTTTATCGAAGTCACCTTCGGCGTCTTTCAGGGCATTTTTGCAATCCATCATCCCTGCGCCTGATACTTTACGCAATTTTACTACGTCTGCTGTTGTAAAAGACATAATTAAAATCTCTTTTAAATGGTTTATATATTACTTAACCTTTACTTACTTTTCAGAAGTTTCTTCTGCTTTTGCTTCTTTCTTTTTAGAAACTTCAGCAGTTGCCTCTTCTTTATCTTTCTCTATTTTGCGTTCGTTCAAACCAGCTTTAACAGCATCGCACATCTCACCCACAATTATGCGGATTGATTGTGATGCGTCGTCGTTAGCAGGAATTACAAAGTCGATATCGTTAGGATTCGAGTTTGTATCAACAATAGCAAATACAGGAATTCCTAATTTTTTTGCTTCACGAACAGCAATTTTTTCTTTCAATACGTCAACAACAAATAATGCAGCTGGCAAACGGGTAAGGTCTGAGATAGAACCCAATACTTTATCCAGTTTCGCACGCTGACGTGTAATCTGCAATTTTTCGCGTTTTGAAAGGTTATCCCAACTTGTGTCCTTCATCATTTTATCGATGGAGATCATTTTTTTCACCGCTTTACGGATTGTTGGGAAGTTGGTAAGCATACCTCCTGGCCAGCGTTCAGTTACATAAGGCATTCCTACCTCTTTTACTTGCTCTGAAACCAGCTCTTTGGCTTGCTTTTTAGTGGCAACGAATAACACTTTACGACCTGATTTTGCAATTTGTTTGATGGCTGCAGCAGCTTCATCAATTTTTACAACTGTTTTTTGCAGATCGATAATGTGGATACCGTTTTTCTCCATGAAGATATAAGGCTCCATGTTTGGATTCCACTTTCTTTTCAGGTGACCGAAATGTGCACCTGCTTCCAATAATTCTTGAAAATTTGTTTTTGGCATCTGTTTACTTTTTCTATGCTCTAAAAGCAACCGCTGAGTAGTCCCGATTCATCGGGAATCACAGCCGTTTTAGATCCATATAAATTGATAAATAATAATCTTAACGTTTTGAGAACTGGAAACGTTTTCTTGCCTTTGGTTGTCCCGGCTTTTTACGTTCCACCTCGCGTGGGTCTCTGGTAACAAAACCTGCAGCTTTCAACTGTGGTCTCGACTCAGGATCGATTTCCATTAATGCGCGGGTAACTGCCAAACGGAAGGCTTCTGCCTGACCTTTTGGGCCACCACCATCAAGGTTTGCTTTAATATCATATTTCTCTGCAACTTCTAAAAGATTTAGTGGTTGCATAGCAATGTATTGCAATGTTTCTGCAGGGAAGTACTCTTTCAATTCCCTTTTATTAATGGTAATATTTCCCTTACCTTCGCTTACGTAAATACGAGCAACAGCTGTTTTTCTACGTCCGATTGTGTTTATTACTTCCATTATTTAATCGTATTTAAATCAACAACTTTTGGTTTTTGAGCCTCATATTTGTGCTCTGCACCAACTACTACATGCAAATTTCGGTATAAAGCGCTACCCAATTTGTTTTTAGGGAGCATACCTTTTACAGCTTTCTCAACCAAACGCTCAGGATATTTAGCTAAAATATCTTGAGGATTCTGAGTACGCTGTCCACCCGGGTAACCAGTGTGACGAACATAAACTTTGTCCGACATTTTTTTACCAGTTAATGCAACTTTTTCAGCATTGATAACAATTACGTTATCGCCACAATCAACGTGAGGTGTGAAACTTGGCTTGTATTTACCTCTTAACATTTTGGCAACGACACTTGCCAAACGTCCCAATACCATGTCTTCAGCATCAACAACAACCCACTCTTTATTAGTGGTAGCTTTGTTTGCCGAAACTGTTTTATAACTAAGTGTGTCCACTTTTCTAATTTTTTATTGTTTAAAAACACTTCTGATTTTACTTTTCGTCGCATTTTTTGTCTCAACGGAATTTTTCGACAAACTGCTTTACTCTAAGAAAATCAACTATTTACACTCCTTATTTCTAAGGATAATAATCGGGACTGCAAAAGTATTCTCTTTTTTTTGATTTCCAAAGAAATAACAGTCAAAATTTCAATTAGTTAAATGATTTTCCGACCGATTTGAAATCCTTTTCAGAAAACGGCTCAAATTTGCCATTCTGTAGCATTCACAACAATTTCTTCAGATGAATTTAATGTTAACACTTCGATGTATAAAAAGAAGCCCAGACGAAATTATTGTCACTCACAAAATTATATACATTTGTAAGAGTCAGAAATTTTGTAGCAACATGAGCAAAAAACCTAAAAAGTTTAAAAAGCGTTTTTTCAACTCCTGGATTACTTCGTTAACCAGTATTACGCTTGTGCTTATTTTGCTGGGCATGCTAAGTTTTATCCTCATAAACAGCAAAAAGCTCTCGGATTATGTGCGCGAAAAAATCGGATTCACACTGGTTCTAGCCGACGACTTACGCGAGACAGAAATCATTCGCCTGCAAAAAATTTTAAGTGCCGGCGATTTTGTAAAATCGGTTAATTACATCGATAAGGAATCGGCCGCCAAAGAACTAACAAAAGAATTGGGCGAAGATTTCCAGGGATTCCTGGGCTACAATCCGCTTTTTGCCTCGCTCGACATAAAATTAAATGCTGCTTACACACACAGCGACAGCCTGCAGGTTTTGGAACAGAAATTTTTGGAATACCCTCAGGTTACAGAAGTTTATTATCAGAAGAACCTGGTTACCCTGATTAACGAAAACGTAAAAAGGATAAGTCTTGCCCTGCTGATATTAAGCGGACTGCTTACATTTATATTCTTTGGATTGATTAACAACACCGTTCGTCTGTTGATTTATTCGCAGCGTTTTACGATAAACACCATGCAAATGGTTGGCGCCAGCAAAGGTTTTATTCGCAAACCATTTTTAATTAAAAGTTTATTCCTCGGCGCACTCGGCGGAATTTTGGCAAACACCATTCTTATTGGCAGCATTTATTTCTACAAACAAGAACTTTACGGCTTGATAAATTTTGCCGATCTGCAAACGATCACGCTTATTGCCAGCATTGTATTTTTATTGGGCTTTACCATCTCATTTTTATCAACATGGTTAGCACTGGGCAAATTCCTTCGCATGAAATTTGATGAATTATTTTATTAATTATCTTTACACCACAATTTCAGAAAATAATGGCTAAAAAAAGTAAAGAAGTTAAGGAAACTGCAGGCTTTGCATTAGGCAAAGAAAACTATAAACTGATGGCAATTGGTTTTGCCGTAATCGTTGTTGGATTTATTCTAATGGCCGGTGGCGGAAGCGACGACCCCAATGTTTTTAGTGAAGACATTTTTAGCTTTCGCCGGATTACCCTGGCTCCAATCCTGTTACTTCTGGGCTTTGGATTCGAGATTTACGCCATTATGAAAAAACCTAAAGACGATTAACCTTATCTTTTTATGACTGAACTCCAGGCATTACTTCTCGGTATCATCCAGGGACTTACCGAATTTCTTCCCGTTAGCTCCAGCGGACATCTTGAAATTGGACACGCGCTTCTGGGTATTGAAGATGAAAACAGTTTACTTTTCGTTTTAACCGTTCATGTTGCTACAGTTTTGAGTACCATTCTTGTATTCAGAAAAGACATTATGGTTTTGTGTAAAGATCTTTTTGCATTTCAATGGAACGAATCAACCGAATATATCAGCAAACTTCTTTTTTCGTCTATTCCGATAGTAATTGTTGGCTTTCTCTTCCGCGATAAACTGGAAGCCCTTTTTACCGGTAATTTATTTTTTGTGGGTTGCATGTTGCTTTTTACTGCCAGCTTGCTAACACTTACTCAATTTGTTAAAAAAAGCGATGGAAAGATCACCTTTGGCAAAGCATTGCTAATTGGTGTTGCCCAAACCCTGGCAGTTTTGCCGGGAATTTCACGAAGCGGAGCCACAATCGCAACCGGTTTACTATTAAAAGGCAAAAAAGAAAATGTAGCTCGTTTTTCATTCCTCATGGTTTTAATACCCATTTTAGGAGCTGCTTTTGTGGACATTGTAACAGGTGAACTGAAGTCAACCAAAGTAGATTTACTTCCATTACTGATCGGATTTGCAAGTGCCTTTCTTTCAGGATGGCTAGCCTGCTCGTGGATGATAAAAATCGTAAAACGTGGCAAATTAATTTATTTTGCAATTTATTGCGCTCTTATTGGGCTAATTGCTATCTTTGCAGCCTGATTTTTCAAAACAGGCTTAATATACTGGAATATAGATTCTTAATGCCCGATTTCAAAAAAACATACGATTTCCCTGGCGGGGAAATTTTGCTTTTCGATAAAGAATTGGAATGGACATCGTTTGATGTGGTTAACAAAATACGGTATAACCTGTGCCAAATGATGGGAATAAAGAAGTTGAAAGTTGGCCATGCCGGAACGCTTGATCCGCTGGCAACCGGATTGGTACTTTTGTGCACAGGCAAGGCCACAAAAAAAATTGAGGAGCTGCAACTGGGCGAAAAGGAGTACATTGCAACGTTAAAAATTGGAGCAACTACTCCATCGTTCGATTTGGAAACAGAGGAAGACAGCCAGGCCGATTTTTCGCATGTTACACGCGAAAGTTTTGAAAAAGTACTGCCTCAGTTTATTGGAGAGATTGAACAGGTACCACCGATATTTTCGGCAGTAAAAGTAAAAGGGAAACGCGCATTCGATTATGCCCGAAATGGTGAAGATGTAAAACTTAAAGCAAAAACAATTGTTATAAGAAGCATTGAAATTGAATCGTTTAATCTTCCGGAAGTAAAACTAAAGGTTGTATGTGGCAAAGGAACTTACATCCGATCATTGGCTCGAGATATTGGCGAGGTATTAAATAGTGGCGCCTACTTAACCGGATTAATAAGAACAAGAATTGGTGATTATAAAATTGAAGATGCGTTTAAAGTGGATTTTTTTCTGGAAAACTTAAGTTTAAATGAAACCAATTGAAAATATCACCGTATAAGGTGATTCTGAATTTAAAAACCAACTGACTGTATTATCTTTGCAGATCGCATAAAAATGACTATTAATAAATAAATTACAATATGAAGTTATCAAAATTCAAGTACAATTTAGATCAGGAAAAGATTGCTTTGCACCCAGCAGATAACCGTGACGAGTCAAAATTAATGGTGCTAAACAGAGCAACACGAACAATTGAACACAAATTGTTTAAAGACCTGCTTGATTATTTTGATGATAGTGATGTGATGGTTTTTAACGATACCAAAGTGTTTCCTGCACGTTTGCATGGTAACAAAGAAAAAACCGGAGCAGAAATCGAAGTTTTTCTTCTTCGCGAATT
This is a stretch of genomic DNA from uncultured Draconibacterium sp.. It encodes these proteins:
- a CDS encoding energy transducer TonB; amino-acid sequence: MKQFRKQFYFKTFLVALGFLVAVALLPLQAQDKKVKTAFTMNDMENQDMEYTDQLKEIVEKYPAFTFKYGIEDGEVQDVVVTGIDNEIDRKRLEVVLFDLNSHRNMVKQTNEQVGVFYDIDKEAMYEHGQEVLSEELVDNLEYPEGAKDWGVEGTIFVKMIVDDDGTIPFVTTSTNIETPVERYLDDLEEQAIAAVHETSGEWIPAEVEGVEVASLAVIPITFELEHNPYLY
- a CDS encoding PRC-barrel domain-containing protein is translated as MKRSLRELIGYSIKAKNGEKGKVNDFLFDEKSWIIRYVEVDLGNFFKAERVLVPYNFLGEPDWEEKTFKINLSVDNIKRSPNLSFDMPVSRIYERKLADYYGIKYPYWMVDSAAFAGNEVIFYPGVAFRAPRKVIKEEDIDTSLRSFNEIKGYGINATDDKFGHISDMIIDDTDWQILYFVVDTNNLYPWSKKVILPIEVIDKISFSDREAVVDMTKEAIKDSPEYNPDEAVNAEFEEVLYDYHGKRK
- the tsf gene encoding translation elongation factor Ts — encoded protein: MSFTTADVVKLRKVSGAGMMDCKNALKDAEGDFDKALEIIREKGKLIANKRADRDAAEGVALAKATEDGKFGAIVVLNCETDFVAKNESFVAFAEKILAKALEAKPESLEALKALEIDGSTIEAQVTEQTGVTGEKLDLSYYKCLADEAVVPYIHPGNKLSTLVAFSKAVDTQVGKDIAMQVAAMAPVSVDEASIPQAEIDKELEFAKEKYRKEGKPEAMLEKIAQGSLNKWYKDVTLLNQAFVKDGKMPVKDYLKQADAELTVTAFDRYTLNA
- the rpsB gene encoding 30S ribosomal protein S2, which codes for MPKTNFQELLEAGAHFGHLKRKWNPNMEPYIFMEKNGIHIIDLQKTVVKIDEAAAAIKQIAKSGRKVLFVATKKQAKELVSEQVKEVGMPYVTERWPGGMLTNFPTIRKAVKKMISIDKMMKDTSWDNLSKREKLQITRQRAKLDKVLGSISDLTRLPAALFVVDVLKEKIAVREAKKLGIPVFAIVDTNSNPNDIDFVIPANDDASQSIRIIVGEMCDAVKAGLNERKIEKDKEEATAEVSKKKEAKAEETSEK
- the rpsI gene encoding 30S ribosomal protein S9 gives rise to the protein MEVINTIGRRKTAVARIYVSEGKGNITINKRELKEYFPAETLQYIAMQPLNLLEVAEKYDIKANLDGGGPKGQAEAFRLAVTRALMEIDPESRPQLKAAGFVTRDPREVERKKPGQPKARKRFQFSKR
- the rplM gene encoding 50S ribosomal protein L13, whose protein sequence is MDTLSYKTVSANKATTNKEWVVVDAEDMVLGRLASVVAKMLRGKYKPSFTPHVDCGDNVIVINAEKVALTGKKMSDKVYVRHTGYPGGQRTQNPQDILAKYPERLVEKAVKGMLPKNKLGSALYRNLHVVVGAEHKYEAQKPKVVDLNTIK
- a CDS encoding permease-like cell division protein FtsX; this translates as MSKKPKKFKKRFFNSWITSLTSITLVLILLGMLSFILINSKKLSDYVREKIGFTLVLADDLRETEIIRLQKILSAGDFVKSVNYIDKESAAKELTKELGEDFQGFLGYNPLFASLDIKLNAAYTHSDSLQVLEQKFLEYPQVTEVYYQKNLVTLINENVKRISLALLILSGLLTFIFFGLINNTVRLLIYSQRFTINTMQMVGASKGFIRKPFLIKSLFLGALGGILANTILIGSIYFYKQELYGLINFADLQTITLIASIVFLLGFTISFLSTWLALGKFLRMKFDELFY
- a CDS encoding DUF3098 domain-containing protein, which encodes MAKKSKEVKETAGFALGKENYKLMAIGFAVIVVGFILMAGGGSDDPNVFSEDIFSFRRITLAPILLLLGFGFEIYAIMKKPKDD
- a CDS encoding undecaprenyl-diphosphate phosphatase, which encodes MTELQALLLGIIQGLTEFLPVSSSGHLEIGHALLGIEDENSLLFVLTVHVATVLSTILVFRKDIMVLCKDLFAFQWNESTEYISKLLFSSIPIVIVGFLFRDKLEALFTGNLFFVGCMLLFTASLLTLTQFVKKSDGKITFGKALLIGVAQTLAVLPGISRSGATIATGLLLKGKKENVARFSFLMVLIPILGAAFVDIVTGELKSTKVDLLPLLIGFASAFLSGWLACSWMIKIVKRGKLIYFAIYCALIGLIAIFAA
- the truB gene encoding tRNA pseudouridine(55) synthase TruB → MPDFKKTYDFPGGEILLFDKELEWTSFDVVNKIRYNLCQMMGIKKLKVGHAGTLDPLATGLVLLCTGKATKKIEELQLGEKEYIATLKIGATTPSFDLETEEDSQADFSHVTRESFEKVLPQFIGEIEQVPPIFSAVKVKGKRAFDYARNGEDVKLKAKTIVIRSIEIESFNLPEVKLKVVCGKGTYIRSLARDIGEVLNSGAYLTGLIRTRIGDYKIEDAFKVDFFLENLSLNETN